In one window of Aquimarina spinulae DNA:
- a CDS encoding M23 family metallopeptidase: protein MFLIKKRLVFYFLIFSPFLMIVAQETLKQTENIPVDHKKLVVQGEIICLPIYPKKNNDYFPEENDSSENLEAYNTKWDNQQFNPYWNENLTFPFQLAFQDEDFSPPVDRKMVITSRYGWRRGRPHQGIDIDLQVGDSVKSILEGKIRYVGYHGGHGNTVVVRHYNGLETVYAHLSKSLVKENDEVKKGQIIGTGGVTGNARGSHLHLEVRYHGKSINPEYLFEFASDTKIRSDTLFVTKKWMTPRYHRSTRMSKIVIHKTIEDIARIKEEQKKIYTVRKGDTLHRIANKYGLAVSEICKTNSLKYNSVLKIGQQIIIN from the coding sequence ATGTTTTTAATTAAAAAAAGACTTGTATTTTACTTCTTGATATTTTCGCCATTCCTGATGATAGTCGCTCAGGAAACTTTGAAGCAAACAGAAAATATTCCAGTTGATCATAAAAAGTTAGTCGTACAGGGTGAGATCATCTGTCTACCCATTTATCCCAAAAAGAATAATGATTATTTTCCTGAAGAAAATGATTCATCAGAAAATTTAGAAGCTTATAATACAAAATGGGATAACCAACAGTTTAATCCATATTGGAATGAGAATCTTACATTTCCCTTTCAGTTAGCATTTCAGGATGAAGATTTTTCACCACCGGTTGATCGTAAAATGGTAATTACATCTCGTTATGGTTGGAGAAGAGGGCGCCCACATCAAGGTATAGATATTGATCTTCAGGTCGGTGATAGTGTAAAATCAATATTAGAAGGTAAAATTCGATATGTTGGATATCATGGTGGACATGGAAATACAGTAGTGGTACGGCACTATAATGGATTAGAGACTGTATATGCTCATCTTTCTAAGTCGTTGGTAAAAGAGAACGATGAAGTAAAAAAAGGACAAATTATAGGCACAGGAGGAGTAACAGGAAATGCAAGAGGAAGCCATTTACACTTAGAAGTACGATATCATGGTAAAAGTATTAATCCAGAGTATTTATTCGAGTTTGCCAGTGATACAAAAATTCGATCAGATACTCTTTTTGTAACTAAGAAATGGATGACACCCAGATATCATAGATCGACTCGTATGAGTAAAATTGTTATTCATAAAACTATAGAGGATATCGCCAGGATTAAAGAAGAACAAAAAAAGATTTATACGGTGCGTAAAGGAGATACTCTTCATCGAATAGCCAATAAGTATGGATTGGCAGTTTCTGAAATATGTAAAACCAATTCACTAAAATATAATTCGGTGCTAAAAATTGGGCAACAAATAATTATAAACTAA
- a CDS encoding response regulator: MLLKIGMIYYAIGGVLLVMLLFLYLQYRKVTKKLKKKNIELKSLSKETEKQFQLQQNLISILSQELRTPLYGIMGLTNLLEEEYPDLKNDKNLKSLKFSGDYLFTLINNVLHVNFLDSEEITVQNVLFDIKEVTQNLTHSFSYATENSDNILHFEFDPEIDQMIYGDPGILSQILMNLISNALRFTKNGNVYFSVILIKKKGNTSTISFKINHDGDELSKEDKKSIYQEFINVGNAKKTYLGTGINSKIINRLASALDGEIIIQNNSHAGSEYALVIDFKSQVNKESINHNTSFNNSNTSKLKVLIVDDNKLNLLVADKILSKENFDCTTIDNGFDAIELVRENEYNVILMDINMPKLNGIGTTKRIREFDTKTPIIALTAVDVTQLNRQIVQAGLNDYILKPYNKNHLLEMIHRHIDNPIHTH, from the coding sequence TTGTTACTAAAAATAGGTATGATCTATTATGCTATCGGGGGAGTACTTCTGGTTATGCTCCTTTTTCTGTATCTACAGTACAGAAAAGTTACCAAAAAACTTAAAAAAAAGAATATAGAATTAAAATCTTTAAGCAAGGAAACAGAAAAACAGTTTCAATTGCAACAAAACCTTATTTCTATTCTTAGTCAAGAGTTGAGAACACCTTTGTATGGAATAATGGGACTCACTAATCTCCTAGAAGAAGAATATCCTGATCTTAAAAATGATAAAAACCTGAAATCATTAAAATTTTCTGGAGATTATCTTTTTACACTTATCAATAATGTTTTACATGTTAATTTTTTAGATTCTGAAGAAATTACTGTACAAAATGTATTATTTGATATAAAAGAGGTTACTCAAAACCTTACACATTCCTTTAGTTATGCCACAGAGAACAGTGATAACATATTACATTTTGAGTTTGACCCAGAAATTGATCAAATGATTTATGGGGATCCTGGTATTCTTTCTCAAATACTGATGAATTTGATAAGTAATGCCTTACGTTTTACCAAAAATGGAAATGTATATTTCTCGGTAATTTTAATTAAGAAAAAAGGAAATACATCTACTATTTCTTTTAAAATTAATCATGATGGGGATGAGCTTTCAAAAGAAGACAAAAAATCTATCTACCAAGAGTTTATTAATGTCGGAAATGCCAAAAAAACATACCTGGGTACAGGAATTAATTCAAAAATAATAAATAGACTTGCTTCGGCGCTAGATGGCGAAATTATTATCCAAAATAATTCTCATGCAGGATCTGAGTATGCGCTAGTTATTGATTTTAAGTCACAAGTTAATAAAGAAAGTATAAACCACAACACTTCCTTTAACAATTCTAATACTTCAAAACTTAAAGTATTAATTGTAGATGACAATAAATTAAACCTTCTGGTTGCAGATAAAATACTATCAAAAGAAAACTTTGACTGTACGACTATAGATAATGGTTTTGATGCTATAGAATTAGTTAGAGAAAATGAGTATAATGTAATACTTATGGATATTAATATGCCAAAACTAAATGGAATTGGTACTACAAAGAGGATACGTGAGTTTGATACAAAAACACCAATCATTGCGTTAACCGCAGTAGATGTTACCCAATTAAACAGACAGATTGTACAGGCAGGACTAAACGACTATATATTAAAACCTTACAACAAAAATCATTTATTAGAAATGATCCACAGACATATAGACAACCCAATACATACCCACTAA